A genomic window from Mycobacteriales bacterium includes:
- a CDS encoding AAA family ATPase, with amino-acid sequence LGLVRALVHDPAVLLLDEPASGLDPRSRVELRDLLRRLAGEGRAVLVSSHILSDLEEVADRVVFVSAGRTVGQHAIGDLPAARAARTYRLRALDPAALERALEGIGVGWSGAGHAGLDVQVVGGEEAAARFLGELVAAGVQLTAFAPLGGSLEATYLDLVEGQR; translated from the coding sequence GGCTCGGGCTGGTCCGGGCACTGGTGCATGACCCGGCCGTGCTGCTGCTGGACGAGCCCGCGTCCGGGCTGGACCCGCGCAGCCGGGTCGAGCTGCGTGACCTGCTGCGCCGGCTGGCCGGCGAGGGCCGGGCGGTGCTGGTCTCCAGCCACATCCTGTCCGACCTGGAGGAGGTGGCGGACCGGGTGGTGTTCGTCAGCGCCGGCCGTACGGTCGGGCAGCACGCGATCGGGGACCTGCCGGCCGCGCGGGCGGCCCGGACGTACCGGCTGCGGGCGCTGGACCCGGCCGCGCTGGAACGGGCGCTGGAGGGGATCGGCGTGGGCTGGAGCGGGGCCGGGCACGCGGGTCTGGACGTCCAGGTGGTCGGCGGCGAGGAGGCCGCGGCCCGGTTCCTCGGCGAGCTGGTCGCGGCCGGGGTCCAGCTCACCGCCTTCGCGCCGCTCGGCGGATCGCTCGAAGCCACCTACCTCGACCTCGTGGAGGGTCAGCGGTGA